Proteins from a genomic interval of Amycolatopsis sp. cg13:
- a CDS encoding NADPH:quinone oxidoreductase family protein yields the protein MDAVHIKDLEGPSTVSVVEVDSPSRAADQVLIDVHAAGVSFPDVLQTRGLYQVKPELPFIPGAEVAGVVAEAPEGAAVKAGDRVAALPFLGGFGEQVACAADAVFPIPDDLGFEQAAAIPFNYLTAHFALCRRGRMAAGETVLVHGAAGGVGTAVIQVAKAFGAGKVLGVVSTPEKGEAAVAAGADEYVLADGFKDAVKASTGGRGVDVIADVVGGDRFTDSLRCLAADGRMLVIGFTGGSIPEVKVNRLLLNNLDVVGVGWGAYALPRPGYLQGQWAELLPKLAAGAIVPPLGGSYPLGEVREALEAIENRKAMGKLVLAVRP from the coding sequence ATGGACGCCGTACACATCAAGGATCTCGAAGGCCCGTCGACCGTCTCCGTCGTCGAGGTCGATTCGCCCTCGCGCGCTGCCGACCAGGTGCTGATCGACGTGCACGCGGCCGGGGTGTCGTTCCCGGACGTGCTGCAGACGCGCGGGCTGTACCAGGTGAAACCGGAGCTGCCGTTCATCCCGGGCGCGGAGGTTGCCGGGGTGGTCGCGGAGGCTCCGGAGGGCGCGGCGGTCAAGGCCGGGGACCGGGTCGCGGCGCTGCCGTTCCTCGGCGGGTTCGGCGAGCAGGTCGCGTGCGCGGCGGACGCGGTGTTCCCGATTCCGGACGATCTGGGCTTCGAGCAGGCGGCGGCGATTCCGTTCAACTACCTGACCGCGCATTTCGCACTGTGCCGGCGCGGCCGGATGGCTGCGGGGGAGACGGTCCTGGTGCACGGCGCGGCCGGCGGCGTCGGGACGGCCGTCATCCAGGTCGCGAAGGCGTTCGGCGCGGGCAAGGTGCTCGGGGTGGTGTCGACGCCCGAGAAGGGCGAAGCGGCGGTCGCGGCCGGGGCCGACGAGTACGTGCTGGCGGACGGCTTCAAGGACGCGGTGAAGGCGTCGACCGGCGGCCGCGGGGTCGACGTGATCGCAGACGTCGTCGGCGGGGACCGGTTCACCGATTCGCTGCGCTGCCTGGCCGCGGACGGCCGGATGCTGGTCATCGGATTCACCGGCGGGTCGATTCCCGAGGTGAAGGTGAACCGGTTGCTGCTCAACAACTTGGACGTCGTGGGCGTCGGGTGGGGCGCTTATGCGCTGCCGCGGCCGGGGTATCTGCAGGGGCAGTGGGCGGAGCTGCTGCCGAAACTGGCGGCTGGGGCCATCGTGCCGCCGTTGGGCGGGAGTTATCCGCTGGGGGAGGTTCGGGAGGCGTTGGAGGCTATCGAGAACCGGAAGGCTATGGGGAAGCTGGTTCTTGCGGTTCGTCCATAG
- a CDS encoding SDR family NAD(P)-dependent oxidoreductase, whose amino-acid sequence MTPAQQEVSPFGGVQFDFHGRVAVVTGATGGIGGAIASRFAEAGANLVVHGRRADVLDDVVARIREQGRDAVAVTGNIRDPQTAAEIAAAAEQRFGRVDILVNNAGGNFGARLEELSVNAWNAMLEANLSGAFHLAKACLPAFRRQGGGAVVNVGSASAGHAHPLRGPYAAAKAGLASLTRTMAWEWADANVRVNCLEPGAVVTAASRFADGGVEARVARFVAMNRLGCPEDIASVCLFLCSAGAAYLTGQTVTVNGGPHTATPADIDLVRAPLDFREEQ is encoded by the coding sequence ATGACACCGGCCCAGCAAGAGGTTTCGCCGTTCGGCGGCGTGCAATTCGACTTTCACGGCCGGGTCGCGGTCGTCACCGGAGCCACCGGCGGGATCGGCGGCGCGATCGCAAGCCGGTTCGCCGAAGCAGGCGCGAACCTGGTGGTGCACGGGCGACGCGCCGACGTGCTCGACGACGTCGTGGCTCGTATCCGCGAACAGGGCCGTGATGCGGTCGCGGTCACCGGCAACATCCGCGACCCGCAGACCGCCGCCGAAATCGCCGCCGCGGCCGAACAACGCTTCGGCCGGGTTGACATTCTGGTCAACAACGCGGGCGGCAACTTCGGCGCCCGGCTCGAAGAACTGTCGGTCAACGCCTGGAACGCGATGCTGGAAGCAAATCTCAGCGGAGCGTTCCACCTCGCGAAGGCTTGCCTCCCCGCGTTCCGACGCCAGGGTGGCGGCGCGGTGGTCAACGTCGGTTCGGCGTCGGCCGGGCACGCGCATCCGCTGCGCGGACCGTACGCGGCGGCGAAAGCCGGTCTCGCGTCGCTCACCCGCACGATGGCGTGGGAATGGGCCGACGCGAACGTCCGCGTCAACTGCCTCGAACCCGGCGCGGTCGTCACTGCCGCCTCCCGGTTCGCGGACGGGGGCGTCGAAGCCCGGGTCGCCCGGTTCGTCGCGATGAACCGGCTCGGCTGCCCCGAGGACATCGCGTCGGTGTGCCTGTTCCTGTGCTCGGCGGGCGCGGCGTACCTGACCGGCCAGACCGTGACCGTGAACGGCGGCCCGCACACCGCCACCCCCGCCGACATCGACCTGGTGCGCGCCCCGCTCGACTTCCGGGAGGAACAATGA
- a CDS encoding flavin-containing monooxygenase — MSEVQLSPEEVRDRLRAAETPALLMLVAHLTDDPAVLRPQWRPNPDLLPATGLDAATDAEAREFCFATLEPYLAGVADWPVSPSETVLEAIAAWALDRSAGEDADLLRVAFVPPGTDPRAPQWTKDDLDPARPMRVAIVGAGLSGLMAGLRMKQAGVDFAIFEKNADVGGTWYENSYPDCRIDVHSHIYTYSFFPHDWPSYFCRQDVIHSYLRGFAEENGLLDHIRFGAEVVSAAWDDERQHWAVASTGPDEPERTEEFSVLVSAVGQLNRPMIPRIDGLDTFDGPVFHTAQWDHSVDLAGKRVAIIGTGATGVQVAPAIAREAESLTVFQRSAPYLQPTPELRQEISAPERALLRDIPLYRAYYRFSIFLPRAIGRLAAATVDPAYPPTEQAVSAANEQLRQLLTDYLLNQVRDRPDLAAKIVPDYPPGAKRIVRDDGTWIATLKQEHVELVTERIARVDGSGIHTEDGHYVPADIIVFGTGFNASDFLMPMKVTGAGGADLHETWGVDACAYLGLTVPDFPNLFCMYGPNTNLLLHGNLVLFIECQSVYLLSAVEQLLSTGKSSLSLRRDVFAKYRDEVGEASALRVWGWSKTHSWYQNAEGRSTIMWPLSAHRYISATQAVDPEQYEFR; from the coding sequence TTGTCTGAAGTCCAGCTGTCCCCGGAGGAGGTGCGCGACCGGCTGCGGGCCGCGGAGACTCCCGCGTTGCTGATGCTCGTCGCGCACCTGACCGACGACCCGGCCGTGCTGCGCCCGCAGTGGCGGCCGAACCCGGATCTGCTGCCCGCCACCGGCCTCGACGCCGCGACGGATGCCGAGGCTCGGGAGTTCTGCTTCGCGACGCTGGAGCCGTATCTGGCCGGCGTGGCCGACTGGCCGGTTTCGCCGTCCGAGACGGTTCTCGAAGCGATCGCGGCTTGGGCGCTCGACCGTTCCGCCGGGGAGGACGCCGATCTGCTGCGCGTCGCGTTCGTCCCGCCGGGCACCGATCCGCGCGCTCCTCAGTGGACGAAGGACGACCTCGACCCGGCGCGGCCGATGCGGGTGGCGATCGTCGGGGCGGGGCTGTCCGGGCTGATGGCCGGGCTGCGGATGAAACAGGCCGGGGTGGACTTCGCGATCTTCGAGAAGAACGCCGACGTCGGCGGAACCTGGTACGAGAACAGCTACCCGGACTGCCGGATCGACGTGCACAGCCACATTTACACGTATTCGTTCTTCCCGCACGACTGGCCGTCGTACTTCTGCCGCCAGGACGTCATCCATTCCTATCTGCGCGGGTTCGCCGAGGAAAACGGGCTGCTGGACCACATTCGCTTCGGCGCCGAAGTCGTTTCGGCGGCCTGGGACGACGAGCGGCAGCATTGGGCGGTCGCTTCGACCGGGCCGGACGAACCCGAGCGGACCGAGGAATTCTCCGTCCTCGTGTCCGCGGTCGGCCAGTTGAACCGGCCGATGATCCCGCGCATCGACGGCCTCGACACCTTCGACGGCCCGGTTTTCCACACCGCGCAGTGGGACCACAGCGTCGACCTCGCCGGGAAGCGCGTGGCGATCATCGGGACCGGCGCGACCGGCGTCCAGGTGGCCCCGGCGATCGCCCGGGAAGCGGAGTCCCTGACGGTTTTCCAGCGCAGCGCGCCGTATTTGCAGCCGACCCCGGAACTGCGTCAGGAAATCTCGGCACCGGAACGGGCGCTGTTGCGCGACATTCCGTTGTACCGCGCCTATTACCGGTTCTCGATCTTCCTCCCGCGCGCGATCGGACGGCTTGCCGCCGCGACGGTCGACCCGGCTTATCCGCCCACCGAGCAGGCAGTGTCGGCGGCCAACGAACAATTGCGGCAGCTGCTCACCGACTATCTGCTGAACCAGGTGCGGGACCGGCCGGACCTCGCCGCGAAAATCGTCCCGGACTATCCGCCGGGCGCGAAACGGATCGTCCGCGACGACGGGACCTGGATCGCCACGCTCAAACAGGAGCACGTCGAACTCGTCACCGAACGCATCGCCCGCGTGGACGGCAGCGGGATCCACACCGAGGACGGCCATTACGTTCCGGCGGACATCATCGTCTTCGGCACCGGCTTCAACGCCTCGGATTTCCTGATGCCGATGAAGGTCACCGGCGCCGGCGGGGCGGATCTGCACGAGACGTGGGGTGTCGACGCCTGTGCGTATCTCGGGCTGACTGTCCCGGACTTCCCGAATCTGTTCTGCATGTACGGCCCGAACACGAACCTGTTGCTGCACGGCAATCTCGTGCTGTTCATCGAATGCCAGTCGGTGTATTTGCTGAGCGCGGTGGAGCAGTTGCTGTCCACCGGCAAGTCCTCGCTTTCGCTGCGCCGCGACGTTTTCGCCAAGTACCGCGACGAGGTCGGCGAGGCGAGCGCGCTGCGCGTGTGGGGCTGGTCCAAGACACACAGCTGGTACCAGAACGCGGAAGGCCGCTCGACCATCATGTGGCCGCTGTCCGCGCACCGCTACATCAGCGCCACTCAGGCCGTCGATCCCGAGCAGTACGAGTTCCGGTGA
- a CDS encoding alpha/beta fold hydrolase, with protein sequence MTGSGLSCRVVGQGPRAVVLVHSLALDGSWFEPLAAELGESFRCVLPDLRGHGNSGGDEISLAALADDLALLAQHLRIDRFVAVGISLGGMVVQALAHRHPDLLDAAVLIATTGGYDDAARAGAHNRAEAARAPGGLAALADPTMTRWFGDRPDPLRARAREQFLSGDPEIHAAYLEAMTAVGDFSVPPSVPTLVIGGEDDASTPRPVLENLHASIPHSQLRFAPGGHLAAFTHPAPVAALLTEFLAETPKGARVV encoded by the coding sequence ATGACCGGCTCCGGGCTGTCCTGTCGGGTCGTCGGCCAAGGCCCGCGAGCGGTGGTGCTGGTGCATTCGCTGGCGCTCGACGGTTCGTGGTTCGAGCCGCTCGCTGCCGAACTGGGCGAGAGTTTCCGTTGCGTGCTCCCGGATCTTCGCGGCCACGGAAACAGCGGCGGGGACGAGATTTCCTTGGCTGCGCTGGCTGACGACCTCGCGCTCCTCGCCCAGCACCTGCGCATCGATCGGTTCGTCGCCGTCGGCATTTCTCTCGGCGGGATGGTCGTGCAGGCCTTGGCGCACCGTCATCCGGACCTTCTCGACGCTGCCGTGCTCATCGCGACCACCGGCGGTTACGACGACGCTGCCCGGGCCGGCGCGCACAACCGCGCGGAGGCGGCCCGCGCGCCGGGCGGGCTGGCCGCGCTCGCCGACCCGACGATGACGCGTTGGTTCGGCGACCGCCCGGACCCGCTGCGTGCCCGAGCCCGGGAACAGTTCCTGAGCGGCGATCCCGAGATCCACGCCGCTTACCTCGAAGCCATGACCGCCGTCGGCGACTTTTCGGTGCCGCCGTCGGTGCCGACGCTGGTCATCGGCGGCGAGGACGACGCCAGCACGCCGCGTCCGGTGCTCGAGAACCTGCACGCGTCGATCCCGCACTCTCAGCTGCGCTTCGCGCCGGGCGGGCATCTCGCCGCGTTCACTCACCCCGCGCCGGTGGCCGCCCTGCTGACCGAATTCCTCGCCGAGACCCCGAAGGGTGCCCGAGTTGTCTGA
- a CDS encoding LysR family transcriptional regulator, with protein sequence MRFEQLRYLEAALRTGSFRQAAHELGVSQPTITNQVQRLEEDLGVVLVMRGAHGVRPTDAAERILPHVKSAIRAEDLLRQEASAIDGLKIGTVSMGTVAIGSMRVLPHLVREMHEGHPNIRFEVTEGGTYIVRDGVLDGTFDLGLITRVPLPGEPPDDERLHYVDLMTGRLVLCVPDSHPLARAETFDLDDLSGEPLIFFREGSILRRAFEELTSGIDARIVYTTDGAETAQRMVRAGVGIAIANTLAPSTTSGNGVTLIPITKPWAQTTLSAIVRTGELRGRIVETLLRQIRSSKTVTGR encoded by the coding sequence GTGAGATTCGAGCAGTTGCGCTACCTCGAGGCGGCCCTGCGCACCGGATCCTTCCGGCAGGCGGCGCACGAACTGGGCGTGTCCCAGCCGACGATCACCAACCAGGTGCAGCGGCTCGAAGAGGACCTCGGCGTCGTGCTGGTCATGCGCGGCGCGCACGGCGTGCGGCCGACGGACGCGGCGGAGCGGATCCTGCCGCACGTGAAATCCGCGATCCGGGCCGAGGACCTGCTGCGGCAGGAGGCCAGCGCGATCGACGGCCTCAAGATCGGCACGGTGAGCATGGGCACCGTCGCGATCGGCAGCATGCGCGTGCTGCCGCATCTGGTGCGCGAAATGCACGAAGGACACCCGAACATCCGGTTCGAGGTGACCGAGGGTGGCACCTACATCGTGCGCGACGGCGTGCTGGACGGGACGTTCGACCTCGGCCTGATCACCCGCGTCCCGCTGCCCGGCGAGCCGCCGGACGACGAGCGGCTGCATTACGTCGACCTGATGACCGGCCGGCTGGTGCTGTGCGTGCCCGACAGCCATCCGCTGGCCCGCGCGGAGACGTTCGACCTCGACGACCTGTCCGGCGAGCCGCTGATCTTCTTCCGCGAGGGCAGCATCCTGCGCCGCGCGTTCGAGGAGCTGACCAGCGGCATCGACGCGCGGATCGTGTACACGACCGACGGAGCCGAGACCGCGCAGCGGATGGTGCGGGCCGGGGTCGGGATCGCCATCGCGAACACCCTCGCGCCCTCGACGACCAGCGGGAACGGGGTCACGCTGATCCCCATCACCAAGCCGTGGGCGCAGACGACGCTGTCGGCGATCGTGCGGACCGGGGAGCTGCGCGGCCGGATCGTCGAGACCCTGCTGCGGCAGATCCGGTCTTCCAAGACCGTGACGGGGCGATAG
- a CDS encoding ABC transporter ATP-binding protein: MRQTSMVRPGPESARRKDERPGRAGAPISFGHVSHNFIHGERAVLVLEDFDLEIAASEFVSIVGPSGCGKTTALSMAGGLERPRAGSVLLDGEPVDGTSDDVAFMFARDALLPWRRVRRNVELGMEVRRVPAAERRRRADEWLRRVRLEEFADSDVLHLSQGMRQRVAIARTLVQSPRVVLMDEPFAALDAQTRANQQQEFVRLWEAERPTVVFVTHDLEEAILLSDRVVLMAARPGRIVADLRIDLPRPRTQEMRTSSPEFAKHLETLSARLREEVVAAEERRQAEERA; encoded by the coding sequence ATGAGGCAGACCAGCATGGTGCGTCCGGGACCGGAATCCGCGCGGCGCAAGGACGAGCGCCCCGGCCGGGCGGGCGCGCCGATCAGTTTCGGCCACGTCAGCCACAACTTCATCCACGGCGAGCGCGCGGTGCTCGTCCTGGAGGATTTCGACCTGGAGATCGCGGCGTCGGAGTTCGTGAGCATCGTCGGCCCGTCCGGCTGCGGCAAGACCACGGCGCTGTCCATGGCGGGCGGGCTGGAGCGGCCCCGCGCCGGGAGCGTCCTGCTCGACGGCGAACCGGTCGACGGCACGTCGGACGACGTCGCGTTCATGTTCGCGCGCGACGCGCTGCTGCCGTGGCGGCGGGTGCGGCGCAACGTCGAACTGGGCATGGAGGTCCGCCGCGTCCCGGCCGCGGAACGCAGGCGGCGGGCGGACGAATGGCTGCGCCGCGTCCGGCTGGAGGAATTCGCCGATTCGGACGTGCTGCACTTGTCGCAAGGCATGCGGCAGCGCGTGGCGATCGCGCGCACTCTCGTGCAAAGCCCGCGCGTGGTGCTGATGGACGAGCCGTTCGCCGCGCTCGACGCGCAGACCCGGGCGAACCAGCAGCAGGAGTTCGTCCGGCTCTGGGAGGCCGAACGACCCACCGTCGTGTTCGTGACGCACGACCTGGAGGAGGCGATCCTGCTGAGCGACCGCGTCGTGCTGATGGCCGCCCGGCCCGGCCGGATCGTCGCCGACCTGCGGATCGACCTGCCGCGCCCGCGCACGCAGGAGATGCGGACGTCCTCGCCGGAATTCGCGAAACACCTGGAAACCCTGTCCGCCCGGCTGCGCGAGGAAGTCGTGGCCGCCGAGGAACGCCGCCAGGCGGAGGAACGGGCATGA
- a CDS encoding alpha/beta fold hydrolase yields MTTEHTTVVNDLETRYLAGGEGHESTVVFLHDGAWGASSDVTWGAVAALAGRTHRVVAPDLLGFGGSAKAVRLDQSPFGFRLRHVYALLDQLGIDGPIHLVGNSFGGSIALRALLDPALRGRIASVTSISGTGGPWRSATSAELAGYDGTREDMTRLVRLLCDDYPGIEDQIDARMRWAATPGHYAGMLAPHATPPEPLRFARPADPYPAPFADVTTPVLLFDCAGDPLVERGWVKHLADLTPAVTVAPVPHRHAPNISHPEQTWRIIADFVNGA; encoded by the coding sequence GTGACCACCGAACACACGACGGTCGTCAACGACCTCGAAACCCGTTATCTCGCCGGGGGAGAAGGCCACGAGTCCACTGTGGTCTTCCTCCACGACGGTGCCTGGGGCGCGTCCTCGGACGTCACGTGGGGTGCGGTGGCCGCTCTGGCGGGCCGCACGCACCGCGTCGTCGCGCCGGATCTGCTCGGCTTCGGCGGTTCGGCCAAGGCCGTCCGGCTGGACCAGTCGCCGTTCGGATTCCGGCTGCGCCACGTCTACGCGCTGCTCGACCAGCTCGGCATCGACGGTCCGATTCACCTCGTCGGCAACTCCTTCGGCGGTTCGATCGCGTTGCGCGCCCTGCTGGACCCGGCGCTGCGCGGCCGGATCGCCTCAGTCACCTCGATCAGCGGCACCGGCGGCCCGTGGCGCAGCGCGACGAGCGCCGAACTGGCCGGCTACGACGGCACCCGCGAGGACATGACCCGGCTGGTGCGCCTGTTGTGCGACGACTATCCCGGCATCGAAGACCAAATCGACGCCCGCATGCGGTGGGCGGCCACGCCCGGGCACTACGCCGGAATGCTCGCCCCGCACGCGACTCCGCCGGAACCGCTGCGATTCGCCCGGCCCGCCGATCCGTACCCAGCGCCGTTCGCCGACGTCACGACGCCGGTCCTGCTGTTCGACTGCGCGGGCGATCCGCTGGTCGAACGGGGCTGGGTGAAACACCTGGCCGATCTCACCCCGGCGGTGACCGTGGCTCCGGTGCCGCACCGGCACGCCCCGAACATCAGCCATCCCGAGCAGACTTGGCGGATCATCGCCGACTTCGTGAACGGAGCCTGA
- a CDS encoding SDR family NAD(P)-dependent oxidoreductase: MFDDPHDAVAAPDVRHEKLFRLDGKRFAVLGGAAGIGEHVARTLDSLGAELLLVDVDEAALEKLAAELGADRFAADVSTEDGARSLAKYAAGPPLHGFVDVIGQMTRKPLPDFTLAEWEKDFRVNLTHAFLAAQHLVPLLARPDSAVVYVSSINGSRAGSYAAGYGPAKAALEGWVRQLADEYGPEGIRVNAVAPGLFLSPRFLAGAHARTMIEQFSGKTMLRRLGQPYEVAAAIAFLLTPAAGYVTGATLAIDGGARAVDATGLDALAR, encoded by the coding sequence GTGTTCGACGATCCTCACGACGCCGTCGCCGCCCCGGACGTCCGGCACGAAAAGCTGTTCCGGCTCGACGGCAAGCGCTTCGCCGTCCTGGGCGGCGCGGCCGGCATCGGTGAGCACGTCGCCCGCACCCTTGACTCGCTCGGCGCGGAGCTGCTCCTGGTCGACGTGGACGAGGCCGCGCTGGAGAAACTGGCTGCGGAACTCGGCGCGGACCGGTTCGCCGCCGATGTGTCCACCGAGGACGGTGCGCGTTCGCTGGCCAAATACGCCGCCGGGCCGCCGTTGCACGGGTTCGTGGACGTCATCGGCCAGATGACGCGCAAACCGTTGCCGGACTTCACTCTCGCCGAGTGGGAAAAGGACTTCCGGGTCAACCTGACGCACGCGTTCCTCGCCGCCCAGCACCTGGTGCCGCTGCTGGCCAGGCCGGATTCCGCGGTCGTGTACGTCTCCAGCATCAACGGCAGCCGCGCCGGGAGCTACGCGGCGGGATACGGCCCGGCGAAGGCGGCGCTCGAAGGCTGGGTGCGGCAGCTGGCCGACGAATACGGTCCGGAGGGCATCCGGGTCAACGCCGTGGCGCCCGGATTGTTCCTGTCGCCCCGGTTCCTCGCCGGCGCGCACGCCCGCACGATGATCGAGCAGTTCAGCGGCAAGACGATGCTGCGACGGCTCGGCCAGCCCTACGAGGTCGCCGCGGCCATCGCGTTCCTGCTGACCCCCGCGGCGGGTTACGTCACCGGCGCGACGCTCGCGATCGACGGCGGAGCGCGCGCGGTCGACGCGACCGGCCTCGACGCCCTCGCGCGCTGA